A DNA window from Pleurodeles waltl isolate 20211129_DDA chromosome 12, aPleWal1.hap1.20221129, whole genome shotgun sequence contains the following coding sequences:
- the LOC138266887 gene encoding cornifelin homolog isoform X2 has product MAAVTMQPQVVTTRTVTVISADNWSSGIYSCCEDCGICCCAMWCLPCLMSRTAIDMGECACLPLLDPCCMGYTGCGAPCPPASMAIRATLRERYGIKGSICSDCAVLCCCYSCAWCQMAREVKKRKSSYNVVTAQTSMAAVPLLTTPAPM; this is encoded by the exons ATGGCCGCTGTGACGATGCAGCCTCAGGTGGTCACCACCAGGACGGTGACAGTCATCAGTGCAGACAACTGGAGTAGCGGGATCTACAGCTGCTGCGAGGACTGTGGGATCT GCTGCTGTGCAATGTGGTGCTTACCTTGTTTGATGAGCCGTACTGCGATAGACATGGGCGAGTGTGCCTGCCTCCCCCTACTGGACCCATGTTGCATGGGGTACACCGGATGTGGGGCGCCCTGCCCGCCGGCATCCATGGCTATCCGTGCGACGCTTCGGGAGAGATATGGAATAAAG GGCTCCATCTGCAGTGACTGCGCCGTGCTCTGCTGCTGCTACTCCTGCGCCTGGTGCCAGATGGCCCGCGAGGTCAAGAAGAGAAAGAGCTCCTACAACGTGGTCACCGCCCAGACCAGCATGGCCGCCGTGCCGCTGCTGACGACACCAGCACCCATGTAA